The following coding sequences are from one Saccharomyces cerevisiae S288C chromosome VI, complete sequence window:
- the SMC1 gene encoding cohesin subunit SMC1 (Subunit of the multiprotein cohesin complex; essential protein involved in chromosome segregation and in double-strand DNA break repair; SMC chromosomal ATPase family member, binds DNA with a preference for DNA with secondary structure), producing MGRLVGLELSNFKSYRGVTKVGFGESNFTSIIGPNGSGKSNMMDAISFVLGVRSNHLRSNILKDLIYRGVLNDENSDDYDNEGAASSNPQSAYVKAFYQKGNKLVELMRIISRNGDTSYKIDGKTVSYKDYSIFLENENILIKAKNFLVFQGDVEQIAAQSPVELSRMFEEVSGSIQYKKEYEELKEKIEKLSKSATESIKNRRRIHGELKTYKEGINKNEEYRKQLDKKNELQKFQALWQLYHLEQQKEELTDKLSALNSEISSLKGKINNEMKSLQRSKSSFVKESAVISKQKSKLDYIFKDKEKLVSDLRLIKVPQQAAGKRISHIEKRIESLQKDLQRQKTYVERFETQLKVVTRSKEAFEEEIKQSARNYDKFKLNENDLKTYNCLHEKYLTEGGSILEEKIAVLNNDKREIQEELERFNKRADISKRRITEELSITGEKLDTQLNDLRVSLNEKNALHTERLHELKKLQSDIESANNQEYDLNFKLRETLVKIDDLSANQRETMKERKLRENIAMLKRFFPGVKGLVHDLCHPKKEKYGLAVSTILGKNFDSVIVENLTVAQECIAFLKKQRAGTASFIPLDTIETELPTLSLPDSQDYILSINAIDYEPEYEKAMQYVCGDSIICNTLNIAKDLKWKKGIRGKLVTIEGALIHKAGLMTGGISGDANNRWDKEEYQSLMSLKDKLLIQIDELSNGQRSNSIRAREVENSVSLLNSDIANLRTQVTQQKRSLDENRLEIKYHNDLIEKEIQPKITELKKKLDDLENTKDNLVKEKEALQNNIFKEFTSKIGFTIKEYENHSGELMRQQSKELQQLQKQILTVENKLQFETDRLSTTQRRYEKAQKDLENAQVEMKSLEEQEYAIEMKIGSIESKLEEHKNHLDELQKKFVTKQSELNSSEDILEDMNSNLQVLKRERDGIKEDIEKFDLERVTALKNCKISNINIPISSETTIDDLPISSTDNEAITISNSIDINYKGLPKKYKENNTDSARKELEQKIHEVEEILNELQPNARALERYDEAEGRFEVINNETEQLKAEEKKILNQFLKIKKKRKELFEKTFDYVSDHLDAIYRELTKNPNSNVELAGGNASLTIEDEDEPFNAGIKYHATPPLKRFKDMEYLSGGEKTVAALALLFAINSYQPSPFFVLDEVDAALDITNVQRIAAYIRRHRNPDLQFIVISLKNTMFEKSDALVGVYRQQQENSSKIITLDLSNYAE from the coding sequence ATGGGACGTTTAGTTGGCTTAGAACTAAGTAATTTCAAGTCCTATAGAGGCGTTACCAAGGTAGGATTCGGCGAGTCGAATTTCACAAGTATTATCGGTCCTAACGGATCTGGTAAATCGAATATGATGGATGCTATCTCATTCGTACTCGGTGTGCGGAGTAATCATTTGAGGTCAAACATCTTGAAAGATTTAATCTATAGAGGTGTTCTAAACGATGAGAATAGTGACGATTATGATAACGAGGGCGCTGCCTCTTCGAACCCACAATCCGCATACGTGAAGgcattttatcaaaaaggTAACAAACTGGTGGAGCTGATGAGGATAATTTCCAGAAACGGTGACACTAGTTATAAAATTGATGGAAAAACTGTCTCCTATAAGGACTATTCTATATTTCTTGAGAACGAAAATATTCTTATCAAAgccaaaaattttctagTGTTCCAGGGTGATGTTGAGCAAATTGCAGCACAATCTCCCGTAGAATTATCAAGAATGTTTGAAGAAGTATCAGGTTCTATCCAATACAAAAAGGAGTATGAAGAgttgaaggaaaagattGAGAAATTAAGCAAATCTGCAACCGAATCTATAAAAAATAGGAGAAGGATCCATGGAGAATTGAAGACATATAAAGAAGGTATCAATAAGAACGAGGAGTATAGGAAACAATtggacaaaaaaaatgaattacAGAAGTTCCAGGCTCTATGGCAGTTATATCATTTAGAGCAACAAAAAGAGGAGCTAACGGACAAGCTGTCCGCATTAAACTCTGAAATATCGTCTTTAAAgggaaaaataaataacGAGATGAAATCATTACAACGCTCAAAATCTTCCTTTGTTAAAGAAAGCGCAGTAATTTCTAAGCAAAAAAGTAAATTAGATTATATCTTCAAggataaggaaaaattaGTCTCGGATTTACGGCTCATAAAGGTTCCTCAACAGGCAGCAGGGAAGCGAATTTCCCatatagaaaaaagaatcgAAAGTTTACAGAAAGATCTTCAAAGACAGAAGACTTATGTGGAGAGATTTGAAACACAACTAAAAGTGGTGACCAGATCAAAGGAAGCTTTTGAAGAGGAAATCAAACAATCTGCTAGAAACTATGACAAATTCAAGctaaatgaaaatgatttaaaGACATATAATTGCTTACATGAAAAATATCTGACTGAAGGTGGGTCAATCctagaagaaaaaattgccGTTTTGAACAACGATAAGCGAGAAATCCAAGAGGAATTGGAGAGATTCAACAAAAGGGCAGATATTTCTAAAAGAAGGATAACGGAGGAGCTTTCTATAACAGGAGAAAAATTGGACACGCAATTAAACGATTTAAGAGTTTCTTTGAATGAGAAAAACGCCCTTCATACTGAACGTTTGCACgagctgaaaaaattacaatCTGATATTGAATCTGCTAATAATCAAGAATACGACTTAAATTTCAAGTTGAGGGAAACGTTGGTTAAGATCGATGACTTGAGTGCTAATCAAAGAGAAAcaatgaaagaaagaaaactaagagaaaatatagcaatgttgaaaagattCTTCCCCGGAGTAAAAGGTCTTGTTCATGATCTTTGTCACCCaaaaaaggagaaataTGGCTTGGCAGTGTCTACCATCTTAGGTAAGAACTTTGATTCCGTCATTGTAGAAAATTTAACCGTAGCTCAAGAATGCATTgcatttttgaagaagcaaCGTGCGGGCACTGCATCTTTCATACCACTAGACACAATTGAGACAGAGTTACCTACATTATCATTGCCTGACTCACAAGACtatattttatcaattaATGCTATTGACTACGAGCCGGAATATGAAAAAGCGATGCAATATGTGTGTGGCGATTCCATCATATGTAATACGTTGAATATTGCTAAAGATctgaaatggaaaaaggGCATAAGAGGCAAATTGGTTACAATTGAAGGTGCTTTGATCCACAAGGCCGGTTTGATGACAGGTGGTATATCAGGAGATGCCAATAATAGGTGggataaagaagaatatcaaAGCTTAATGTCTTTAAAAGACAAATTACTAATCCAAATCGATGAACTTTCCAACGGTCAACGCTCTAATTCAATCAGAGCaagagaagttgaaaatAGTGTTTCACTATTGAACTCGGACATAGCAAATTTGAGAACTCAAGTAACACAACAAAAACGCTCCTTGGATGAAAATCGTTTAGAGATTAAGTACCATAATGACTTGATagagaaagaaattcaaCCGAAGATAACTGaactaaagaagaagctaGATGATTTAGAAAATACTAAAGATAATTTAGTGAAAGAGAAGGAGGctttacaaaataatattttcaaagaattcaCTAGTAAAATTGGCTTTACAATcaaagaatatgaaaatcATTCCGGTGAATTGATGAGACAACAATCTAAAGAATTACAGCAGttacaaaaacaaattttgaCCGTTGAAAATAAGTTGCAGTTTGAGACAGACAGACTAAGTACTACTCAAAGAAGATATGAAAAGGCGCAAAAGGATTTAGAGAATGCTCAAGTTGAAATGAAGTCTTTGGAAGAACAGGAATATGCAatagaaatgaaaatcGGATCAATAGAGTCTAAATTGGAAGAACACAAAAATCACTTAGATGAGTTACAGAAGAAATTTGTAACGAAGCAAAGTGAATTAAATTCCAGCGAAGATATTCTAGAGGACATGAACAGCAACTTACAAGTCTTAAAAAGGGAAAGAGACGGTATAAaggaagatattgaaaagtttgATTTAGAGAGAGTAACAGCGTTAAAGAATTGTAAAATTTCTAATATAAATATACCTATATCATCTGAAACAACGATAGATGATTTACCAATATCTTCCACTGATAATGAAGCAATTACAATTTCCAACAGTATCGATATAAACTATAAAGGACTACctaaaaaatacaaagaaaacaataccGATTCGGCAAGGAAGGAGCTGGAGCAGAAGATTCATGAAGTGGAGGAAATATTGAACGAGTTGCAGCCCAATGCAAGAGCTTTGGAGAGATACGACGAGGCGGAAGGAAGGTTTGAAGTGATTAATAACGAAACAGAACAACTAAAGGCcgaagaaaagaaaatattaaacCAGTTCCtaaaaattaagaaaaaaagaaaggaacTGTTCGAAAAGACATTTGATTATGTGAGCGACCATTTAGACGCAATCTACAGGGAACTTACTAAAAATCCCAACTCCAATGTGGAATTGGCCGGTGGTAACGCTTCTTTAACCATagaagacgaagatgaaCCGTTCAATGCGGGAATCAAATATCATGCCACTCCGCCTCTTAAAAGATTCAAAGACATGGAATATCTTTCTGGTGGTGAAAAAACCGTAGCTGCATTAGCTCTATTATTTGCTATTAATTCCTACCAGCCTAGTCCCTTCTTCGTGCTGGACGAAGTGGACGCAGCCCTAGACATTACTAACGTCCAGAGAATTGCTGCCTATATAAGAAGGCACCGTAATCCAGATCTCCAATTCATTGTCATTTCATTGAAGAACACCatgtttgaaaaatctgACGCTCTCGTTGGGGTTTACAGACAGCAACAAGAAAACTCGTCGAAGATCATAACTTTGGACTTGAGCAATTACGCAGAATAA
- the BLM10 gene encoding proteasome activator BLM10 (Proteasome activator; binds the core proteasome (CP) and stimulates proteasome-mediated protein degradation by inducing gate opening; required for sequestering CP into proteasome storage granule (PSG) during quiescent phase and for nuclear import of CP in proliferating cells; required for resistance to bleomycin, may be involved in protecting against oxidative damage; similar to mammalian PA200): MTANNDDDIKSPIPITNKTLSQLKRFERSPGRPSSSQGEIKRKKSRLYAADGRPHSPLRARSATPTLQDQKLFNGMDSTSLLNERLQHYTLDYVSDRAQHMKNIYDPSSRWFSRSVRPEFPIEEFLPYKTESHEDQAKYLCHVLVNLYIAISSLDIQGLISISSKDLADLKKEVDDLALKTDLFRLSNNTAENDLLGNDIADYDDAEGLEDELDEYFDLAGPDFNATGKITAKSATIVNVNHWTNELKNCLHFDFPVALRKSLATVYYYLSLVQGQKVYRQMHVDMFERLVSLDDDRTNFTELLQKQGLLLDHQIMLNFLCEFLPYPDPDYARYELSSKEDLQLFRLLLKHAHNAKPFFDKSKESLLVDTMNFLLSSLAPSTMMAVMPIVTSVVPYHYHIHSKIIDYFPFCYSIWSSVSANVAIDTHMYDFVGSISKDVHNKILSSEHEKDVVGVEFGEFGIFTDDQMTFMFNRLQGHLRTDGQIHSYSRTVKPFVYAINGSKKDRFFEKLVSLAKAIETFIHPSNNGFWTKPNAKFVHAFIKSYHGRVKYEEDICARGVTNGICLTSFCHEEIVEIFLNIISLGSQNKNPDIANYYISCFAYLLELDPSNAYLIYDKILIDLYDTLADQFINSRHRIISSLKQFTRVIRFIVMDKLYRVHITNVLSMLVSKLDMNDTNLTSNLINGIVSIAAFIPIQDLTGEDDYISFESDTLPLVQQHFYHIKCGESSKTFRVDDELLNNAFKASTTVFQSMLKVYVEKIFQLVDVDLEDSLVTKINQTTMILQESMDDKIFNYFASLLQRNFWSNDSFKEKDPNYELVTIPLAALVRRNNGLSKELVRTLLFHIKEQIKRGAGSVRSTSEIQQRDVKLVLYLTALNDVLRQCHESLLEYSDELITFMKYLYDNVTNPPLDVITSIVIHSALATLCTTEITDCRLFPEDSKIPEKDRWGGLQFDPRRFDKQHLSFQWHVPSSDEITLSISILESLSEYCINNVEELMKAPRHDSEYGDMIQKYVLVMTHTLSGSSLLFDPDFNKYRTQSNLSYREKLILLKNIRENNCDPQELDIDIEQIRSGKDDEDYIESKDIEAGLNAGVSDVVQLRDEFPDELIVDEEVVSEMPSGVNTPIAGTHGTDNSAMSSDLAFRDLDIYTCNYYFGNTTEEKLQNPQYLQVHRVRARIGHFFHKLYVFLSTNFENNTNMFQILLHGLKVWFTDLGQETVFNEDPNAFIDVDFLENVQSLSHVNEPFTRTNFAIRANSLHQSRVLLHSTNRKASKLENLLLVDIIQLATSLYPDIYKPAQGTLVHCMKQLVGSYGVVINKIIPSLEKAIKDHDYMKIQVILNVLLIKKIHRKLMTDYKDIGRLIFLLIECCRVNELEIGMYADKILTDIVIGIKIPSSVCVISDQAFLPLAPPDGTINLQVEAVKLAKKKKREYYLSLLVDLQDKLLDKLDNEKDMGWKIRMFILRFVTQIQSNLESKPDKRAVFSIISQISTKHPEIIHLVVKSLLSTCNKIISLSDYEYDITRAYKNEFNPSFVEILDTSTTSFPKTFTEEMNNFDNPKYFIDLRAYVGWLCWGRLMYVMSPKALKLNLRENELEVLKTAGHLLTREFLRDVTMNLVQDNETRGVFSSGNVSFFSLVILLISSGFCELNMSDLFELCESYYNKDDKASMIMSVEIVAGLVCGSKFMSVSDLDKRDTFIENFLAKCLDYELNHDAFEIWSTLAWWLPAVVDLRRSKTFFCHFINADGMFDRESDAATHQTSKIYMLRSILMSMEFRAPDVGKLFDELVFDHPYDQVRQAVAKLLTTLVQNQSNPSISDPTTLLEAERNDPDGLGLPLKSVPEKVDAYIKKQFEIIKNLEDSVVGLNPQQFIKTDYFYRTSTIFYWIKEMARGPNKVLLVPYLVDYVLPFLIGLVKHKDVCALASLDPVRLYAGLGYMPIRKNHVAAIVDYVCSSNVALSSNQTKLQLAFIQHFLSAELLQLTEEEKNKILEFVVSNLYNEQFVEVRVRAASILSDIVHNWKEEQPLLSLIERFAKGLDVNKYTSKERQKLSKTDIKIHGNVLGLGAIISAFPYVFPLPPWIPKQLSNLSSWARTSGMTGQAAKNTISEFKKVRADTWKFDRASFNTEELEDLEGVLWRSYYA; this comes from the coding sequence ATGACCGCTAACAATGACGATGATATCAAATCACCCATTCCCATTACTAACAAGACCTTATCCCAATTGAAGCGCTTTGAGAGAAGTCCAGGAAGGCCCAGTTCTTCTCAGGGCGAGATAAAACGTAAAAAGTCTAGGCTATATGCCGCAGACGGAAGACCACATTCTCCGCTAAGAGCAAGGTCTGCTACCCCAACGCTACAGGACCAAAAACTGTTCAATGGCATGGATTCCACTTCCCTTTTGAATGAAAGGCTACAGCATTATACGCTGGATTATGTTAGTGACAGGGCCCAGCATatgaagaatatatatGACCCATCATCTCGCTGGTTCAGCAGATCCGTGAGGCCTGAATTTCCTATTGAAGAGTTCTTACCATATAAGACTGAAAGTCATGAAGATCAAGCGAAATACTTGTGCCATGTCTTAGTTAATCTTTATATTGCGATCAGCTCATTAGATATACAAGGTTTGATTTCTATTTCCAGTAAAGATCTGGCTgatttaaagaaagaagtGGATGATTTAGCTCTTAAAACCGATCTTTTCAGGTTATCTAACAACACAGCGGAGAATGACTTACTTGGTAACGATATTGCTGATTATGACGATGCGGAAGGCCTGGAGGACGAATTGGATGAATACTTCGACTTAGCAGGCCCCGACTTTAATGCTACCGGAAAAATCACAGCTAAATCAGCTACTATTGTGAATGTAAACCATTGGACTAATGAGCTCAAAAATTGTCTAcattttgattttccaGTAGCTTTAAGAAAGTCGCTAGCGACagtttattattatttgtcTCTTGTTCAGGGCCAAAAGGTGTATAGACAAATGCATGTCGATATGTTCGAAAGATTAGTAAGCCTTGACGATGATAGGACAAATTTCACTGAACTGTTGCAAAAACAAGGTCTTTTGCTAGATCATCAAATCATGCTCAATTTCCTGTGCGAATTTCTACCTTATCCAGATCCCGACTATGCTCGTTATGAATTATCATCAAAGGAAGATTTACAGTTATTTAGATTACTTTTGAAGCATGCACATAATGCAAAACCATTTTTCGATAAGTCAAAGGAAAGTTTGTTAGTTGATACGATGAATTTTCTGTTGTCTAGTCTTGCACCATCTACTATGATGGCTGTCATGCCTATCGTTACATCCGTTGTGCCCTATCATTATCATATCCATTCTAAGATCATCGATTATTTCCCGTTTTGCTATAGCATCTGGAGCTCAGTCAGCGCAAACGTGGCCATCGACACTCACATGTATGATTTTGTTGGGTCAATTTCCAAAGACGTTCATAATAAGATTTTGAGTAGCGAGCATGAAAAGGATGTAGTTGGAGTGGAGTTTGGAGAATTCGGGATTTTTACTGATGATCAAATGACTTTTATGTTCAATAGGTTACAAGGCCATCTTAGAACAGACGGTCAAATACATTCGTATTCCCGCACAGTGAAGCCTTTTGTTTATGCTATAAACggatcaaaaaaagataggttttttgaaaaacttgtAAGTTTAGCCAAAGCAATCGAAACATTTATCCATCCCTCTAATAATGGGTTTTGGACCAAGCCAAATGCTAAATTCGTTCATGCATTTATAAAGTCTTACCACGGAAGGGTCaaatatgaagaagatatttgTGCTAGGGGCGTCACAAATGGGATATGTTTAACTTCTTTTTGTCACGAAGAGATAGTTGAAATATTCTTAAATATTATCAGTCTGGGTTCACAGAATAAAAATCCTGATATTGCGAACTATTACATCTCTTGTTTCGCATATCTGTTAGAGCTGGATCCTTCAAATGCATATTTAATTTATGACAAAATACTGATAGATTTGTACGATACGCTGGCTGACCAATTTATCAATTCGAGACACAGAATCATTTCCTCTTTGAAACAATTTACAAGAGTAATTCGGTTTATTGTGATGGATAAGCTATATCGCGTGCACATAACAAACGTCCTTTCGATGCTGGTCTCCAAACTTGATATGAACGATACTAATTTGACAAGCAACCTCATCAACGGTATTGTATCTATAGCCGCTTTCATTCCTATCCAAGACCTCACTGGGGAGGACGATTATATATCGTTTGAATCGGATACTCTTCCTTTAGTTCAACAAcatttttatcatattAAGTGTGGCGAAAGTTCAAAGACCTTCCGagttgatgatgaactgTTAAATAACGCTTTCAAAGCTTCCACTacagtttttcaaagtatgCTAAAAGTATACgtagaaaaaattttccaattggTTGATGTAGACTTAGAGGACTCTTTGGTTACTAAAATAAACCAAACAACTATGATTTTACAAGAGTCTATGGACgataaaatatttaattATTTTGCTTCTTTATTACAGAGAAACTTCTGGAGTAATGACTCCTTCAAGGAAAAGGATCCAAACTATGAATTAGTTACTATCCCACTAGCGGCTTTAGTAAGAAGGAATAATGGTTTGAGTAAAGAGTTGGTCAGAACTCTTTTATTCCATATCAAAGAACAAATCAAAAGAGGCGCCGGGTCTGTAAGAAGTACTTCAGAGATTCAACAGAGGGATGTTAAGTTAGTTTTATACTTAACTGCACTAAATGATGTCTTAAGGCAATGTCATGAATCTCTATTGGAGTATAGCGATGAGTTGATAACATTCATGAAATATTTATACGACAACGTCACTAACCCGCCATTGGATGTTATCACATCTATTGTTATTCACAGTGCTTTAGCAACTCTATGTACAACCGAAATAACTGATTGTCGTCTATTCCCAGAGGACTCTAAGATTCCGGAAAAAGACAGATGGGGAGGACTACAGTTCGATCCTCGAAGATTTGATAAACAGCATTTGAGTTTTCAGTGGCACGTACCTTCTAGTGACGAGATAACTTTATCCATAAGCATTCTAGAAAGCCTTTCCGAATACTGTATTAACAACGTAGAAGAACTGATGAAAGCTCCAAGACATGATTCCGAATATGGCGATATGATACAAAAATATGTTTTAGTTATGACACATACGCTTTCCGGGTCAAGTTTACTTTTTGATCCAGATTTTAACAAATATAGGACGCAATCAAACTTATCATACAGAGAGAAACTGATTTTATTAAAGAATATACGCGAAAATAATTGTGACCCTCAAGAACTGgatattgatattgaacAAATTCGTTCTGGCaaggatgatgaagacTATATTGAGAGTAAGGACATTGAAGCAGGGCTGAATGCAGGAGTTTCCGATGTTGTGCAGTTAAGAGATGAGTTTCCGGATGAATTAAttgttgatgaagaagtaGTGTCTGAGATGCCATCTGGTGTAAATACCCCTATCGCGGGGACGCATGGCACGGACAATTCAGCTATGAGTTCGGATCTAGCTTTCAGGGATTTAGATATTTACACCTGTAATTATTACTTCGGAAATACCACTGAGGAGAAGTTACAAAACCCACAATATTTACAAGTCCACAGAGTTAGAGCGCGCATTGGACATTTCTTTCACAAACTCtatgtttttttatctacAAACTTCGAAAACAACACCAACATGTTCCAAATTCTATTGCACGGATTGAAAGTTTGGTTCACAGATCTGGGACAAGAAACGGTCTTCAATGAAGACCCAAATGCCTTCATTGACGTTGATTTCCTAGAAAACGTTCAATCTCTCTCACACGTAAATGAGCCCTTCACGAGAACCAATTTTGCAATCAGAGCAAACAGTTTGCACCAGAGTAGAGTTCTATTACATTCAACAAATAGAAAAGCTTCCAAGCTGGAAAACCTATTGTTAGTTGACATCATACAGTTAGCGACATCCCTTTATCCTGATATTTATAAACCAGCACAGGGAACTTTGGTACACTGTATGAAACAATTAGTTGGGTCATATGGCGTAGTCATCAATAAAATTATTCCATCATTAGAGAAAGCGATTAAGGATCATGATTATATGAAAATCCAAGTTATTTTAAATGTTTTGTTAATTAAGAAAATCCATAGGAAGCTTATGACGGATTATAAAGACATCGGCAGATTGATATTTCTGCTTATTGAATGTTGTCGTGTGAATGAATTAGAGATTGGTATGTATGCAGATAAAATCTTAACTGACATAGTGATTGGGATCAAGATTCCTTCTAGTGTATGTGTCATTTCCGATCAAGCTTTCTTACCTTTAGCACCTCCTGATGGTACTATTAATTTGCAAGTTGAAGCGGTAAAGCTtgccaaaaagaaaaagcgtGAGTACTACCTCTCTCTGTTAGTGGATTTGCAGGACAAACTTTTAGACAAATtagataatgaaaaagatatgGGGTGGAAGATAAGAATGTTCATTTTACGTTTTGTTACACAAATCCAATCGAACCTCGAAAGCAAACCCGATAAAAGAGcagtattttcaataatctCCCAAATCTCCACAAAACATCCCGAAATCATACATTTGGTTGTAAAGTCATTGTTGTCGACGTGCAACAAGATAATATCTCTCTCTGACTATGAATATGACATCACCAGGGCCTATAAGAATGAATTCAATCCATCATTTGTGGAAATACTGGACACTTCGACCACAAGCTTCCCTAAAACGTTTACtgaagaaatgaataaCTTTGATAACCCCAAGTATTTTATCGATTTGAGGGCGTATGTAGGGTGGCTATGTTGGGGAAGGCTTATGTACGTCATGTCGCCGAAAGCTTTAAAGCTCAATTTACGTGAGAATGAACTGGAAGTCCTCAAGACAGCTGGTCATCTATTGACAAGAGAATTCCTGAGAGATGTTACAATGAATTTAGTCcaagataatgaaactaGGGGTGTTTTTAGTAGTGGTAACGTgtcatttttctctttaGTAATCCTTTTGATATCATCTGGTTTCTGCGAACTGAATATGTCGGATCTCTTTGAGCTATGTGAATCCTACTATAACAAAGACGATAAGGCTTCGATGATCATGTCTGTCGAGATAGTGGCTGGCTTAGTTTGCGGGAGTAAGTTTATGTCAGTCTCTGACTTGGACAAACGTGACACTTTTATCGAAAACTTCCTAGCCAAATGTTTAGATTATGAGTTGAACCATGACGcatttgaaatttggaGCACCTTGGCATGGTGGTTGCCTGCAGTCGTTGATTTAAGAAGGTctaaaacttttttttgccattttaTCAACGCCGATGGCATGTTTGACCGTGAATCTGATGCAGCCACACATCAAACCTCCAAAATTTACATGCTAAGAAGTATCTTGATGAGCATGGAATTTAGAGCCCCAGATGTTGGTAAGCTATTTGATGAGTTGGTATTTGATCACCCATACGATCAGGTTCGCCAGGCTGTCGCTAAACTATTGACGACCTTAgttcaaaatcaaagtaATCCGTCAATTTCAGATCCAACCACATTATTAGAAGCAGAACGGAATGATCCAGATGGATTAGGGTTACCATTAAAAAGCGTCCCAGAAAAGGTGGATGCCTATATTAAGAAGCAGTTTGAGATCATTAAAAATCTGGAAGATTCCGTTGTCGGCCTGAATCCTCAACAATTTATTAAGACAGACTATTTTTACAGGACATCCACAATATTTTATTGGATCAAAGAAATGGCGAGAGGGCCTAATAAAGTTTTGTTAGTTCCATATTTAGTCGATTATGTTTTACCATTTCTGATCGGATTAGTGAAACATAAAGATGTTTGTGCTCTTGCCAGTTTAGATCCTGTTCGATTGTATGCCGGCTTGGGCTATATGCCGATCAGAAAGAACCATGTTGCCGCCATTGTTGACTATGTTTGTTCGTCAAATGTAGCACTATCTTCAAACCAAACGAAACTACAGCTAGCTTTCATCCAACACTTTTTATCAGCGGAACTGCTTCAACTTactgaggaagaaaagaacaaaattttggaatttgTTGTCAGCAATTTGTATAACGAACAGTTTGTAGAGGTGAGAGTTCGTGCGGCATCCATTTTGTCTGATATCGTCCATAACTGGAAAGAGGAACAGCCGTTGTTGAGTTTAATCGAGAGATTTGCAAAGGGTCTCGACGTCAACAAATACACGTCGAAAGAAAGACAAAAGTTATCCAAAACGGATATCAAGATTCATGGTAACGTTTTGGGTTTGGGAGCTATTATATCAGCGTTCCCCTATGTTTTTCCCCTACCGCCATGGATACCCAAGCAACTAAGCAACTTATCCTCGTGGGCCAGGACTAGTGGTATGACTGGACAAGCTGCCAAAAATACTATTAGTGAGTTCAAGAAGGTGAGGGCCGACACTTGGAAGTTCGATAGAGCATCTTTCAATACGGAGGAACTGGAAGACCTGGAGGGTGTCCTATGGAGAAGTTACTATGCCTGA